A portion of the Cryptomeria japonica chromosome 5, Sugi_1.0, whole genome shotgun sequence genome contains these proteins:
- the LOC131876386 gene encoding alpha-glucosidase-like isoform X1: MESKLTYKVIGGLLDFYFFAGSSPLDAVQQFIDSVGHSCNVLLSFWYVCRCPALQFVAVALYCSLYLYFFADLSPLNAVQQFTDLVGHTAATPYWASGGLKATLSNGCLTV; this comes from the exons ATGGAGAG TAAGCTGACATACAAGGTTATTGGGGGTTTACTGGACTTCTACTTCTTTGCAGGTTCGTCTCCTTTAGATGCAGTTCAACAGTTCATTGACTCCGTAGGCCACAGCTGCAATGTCCTATTGAGCTTCTGGTATGTCTGTAGATGCCCTGCTCTGCAGTTTGTTGCTGTAGCATTGTATTGTTCACTGTATTTATACTTCTTTGCAGATTTGTCTCCATTAAATGCTGTTCAACAGTTCACTGACCTCGTAGGACACACAGCTGCAACGCCCTATTGGGCTTCTG GTGGGCTGAAGGCCACTCTCTCAAATGGTTGTCTAACAGTTTGA
- the LOC131876386 gene encoding alpha-glucosidase-like isoform X2 produces MESKLTYKVIGGLLDFYFFAGSSPLDAVQQFIDSVGHSCNVLLSFWYVCRCPALQFVAVALYCSLYLYFFADLSPLNAVQQFTDLVGHTAATPYWASV; encoded by the exons ATGGAGAG TAAGCTGACATACAAGGTTATTGGGGGTTTACTGGACTTCTACTTCTTTGCAGGTTCGTCTCCTTTAGATGCAGTTCAACAGTTCATTGACTCCGTAGGCCACAGCTGCAATGTCCTATTGAGCTTCTGGTATGTCTGTAGATGCCCTGCTCTGCAGTTTGTTGCTGTAGCATTGTATTGTTCACTGTATTTATACTTCTTTGCAGATTTGTCTCCATTAAATGCTGTTCAACAGTTCACTGACCTCGTAGGACACACAGCTGCAACGCCCTATTGGGCTTCTG TTTGA